The following coding sequences are from one Cygnus olor isolate bCygOlo1 chromosome 2, bCygOlo1.pri.v2, whole genome shotgun sequence window:
- the FH gene encoding fumarate hydratase, mitochondrial isoform X2 codes for MAAGTAPQQLLKPLKRSTQESFRIEYDTFGELKVPSDKYYGAQTVRSTMNFKIGGVSERMPVQVIRAFGILKRAAAEVNQDYGLDPKIANAIVKAADEVAEGKLNDHFPLVVWQTGSGTQTNMNVNEVISNRAIEIMGGKLGSKIPVHPNDHVNKSQSSNDTFPTAMHIAAAQEVNEVLLPGLKKLQNALEAKSKEFSQIIKIGRTHTQDAVPLTLGQEFSGYVQQIKYGVARIESTMPRVYQLAAGGTAVGTGLNTRIGFAEKVAAKVAELTGLPFVTAPNKFEALAAHDALVELSGAMNTVACSLMKIANDIRFLGSGPRSGLGELILPENEPGSSIMPGKVNPTQCEAVTMVAAQVMGNHVAVTVGGSNGHFELNVFKPMMIKNVLNSARLLGDVCVSFTDNCVVGIQANTDRINKLMSESLMLVTALNPHIGYDKAAKIAKTAHKEGTTLKEAAIKLGFLTSDQFDQWVKPKDMLGPQ; via the exons ATGGCTGCAGGAACAGCTCCACAACAGCTCCTAAAGCCGCTCAAGAGG tCCACTCAAGAGTCATTTAGGATAGAATATGATACTTTTGGTGAACTGAAGGTCCCAAGTGACAAATACTATGGTGCCCAGACTGTAAGATCTACGATGAATTTCAAGATCGGAGGTGTTTCAGAAAGGATGCCA GTTCAAGTTATAAGGGCTTTTGGCATCTtgaagagagcagcagctgaagtaAATCAAGATTATGGTCTTGACCCAAAGATTGCTAATGCTATCGTAAAGGCAGCGGATGAG GTagctgaaggaaaattaaatgatCACTTTCCACTGGTGGTGTGGCAGACTGGGTCTGGAACTCAAACCAACATGAATGTCAATGAAGTCATCAGCAATAGAGCCATTGAGATAATGGGAGGCAAACTGGGGAGCAAAATCCCAGTACATCCAAACGATCATGTTAACAAAAGTCAG AGTTCCAATGACACTTTCCCAACAGCAATGCATattgctgctgcccaggaggtTAATGAGGTGTTGTTACCTGGATTAAAGAAGCTACAGAATGCACTTGAAGCGAAATCCAAAGAGTTTTCCCAAATCATAAAAATAGGACGCACTCATACACAAGATGCTGTTCCACTTACGCTTGgacag GAATTTAGTGGCTATGTGCAACAAATTAAATATGGTGTGGCTAGGATTGAGTCAACCATGCCAAGGGTCTATCAGCTGGCAGCTGGTGGGACTGCAGTTGGTACAGGATTAAACACAAGGATTGGCTTTGCTGAGAAAGTTGCTGCTAAAGTGGCTGAACTGACGG GTTTGCCTTTTGTCACTGCTCCAAATAAATTTGAAGCCCTTGCAGCTCATGATGCTCTAGTTGAACTCAGTGGAGCTATGAACACAGTGGCATGTAGTCTGATGAAAATAGCTAACGATATTCGTTTCCTGGGTTCTGGACCACGCTCTGGACTAGGAGAACTCATCCTGCCTGAAAATGAACCAGGAAGCAGTATCATGCCAG GAAAAGTGAATCCTACCCAGTGTGAAGCAGTGACCATGGTGGCAGCCCAAGTTATGGGAAATCATGTTGCTGTTACTGTAGGAGGTAGCAATGGACATTTCGAACTGAATGTTTTTAAGCCCATGATG attaaaaatgttttaaactctGCAAGACTTCTCGGAGATGTTTGCGTTTCTTTCACTGACAACTGTGTAGTTGGAATCCAAGCCAATACTGACAGGATCAACAAACTAATGAGTGAATCTCTGATGTTGGTAACAGCACTTAATCCACATATAG GGTACGATAAAGCAGCCAAGATTGCCAAAACGGCGCACAAGGAGGGGACGACGTTAAAAGAAGCCGCCATAAAGCTGGGGTTCCTCACGTCAGACCAGTTCGACCAGTGGGTGAAGCCTAAGGACATGTTGGGACCCCAGTAA
- the FH gene encoding fumarate hydratase, mitochondrial isoform X1, which produces MQRSLHAARRLGASAALRAPPPPPPPPASAAASRWGPPPRAAMSTQESFRIEYDTFGELKVPSDKYYGAQTVRSTMNFKIGGVSERMPVQVIRAFGILKRAAAEVNQDYGLDPKIANAIVKAADEVAEGKLNDHFPLVVWQTGSGTQTNMNVNEVISNRAIEIMGGKLGSKIPVHPNDHVNKSQSSNDTFPTAMHIAAAQEVNEVLLPGLKKLQNALEAKSKEFSQIIKIGRTHTQDAVPLTLGQEFSGYVQQIKYGVARIESTMPRVYQLAAGGTAVGTGLNTRIGFAEKVAAKVAELTGLPFVTAPNKFEALAAHDALVELSGAMNTVACSLMKIANDIRFLGSGPRSGLGELILPENEPGSSIMPGKVNPTQCEAVTMVAAQVMGNHVAVTVGGSNGHFELNVFKPMMIKNVLNSARLLGDVCVSFTDNCVVGIQANTDRINKLMSESLMLVTALNPHIGYDKAAKIAKTAHKEGTTLKEAAIKLGFLTSDQFDQWVKPKDMLGPQ; this is translated from the exons tCCACTCAAGAGTCATTTAGGATAGAATATGATACTTTTGGTGAACTGAAGGTCCCAAGTGACAAATACTATGGTGCCCAGACTGTAAGATCTACGATGAATTTCAAGATCGGAGGTGTTTCAGAAAGGATGCCA GTTCAAGTTATAAGGGCTTTTGGCATCTtgaagagagcagcagctgaagtaAATCAAGATTATGGTCTTGACCCAAAGATTGCTAATGCTATCGTAAAGGCAGCGGATGAG GTagctgaaggaaaattaaatgatCACTTTCCACTGGTGGTGTGGCAGACTGGGTCTGGAACTCAAACCAACATGAATGTCAATGAAGTCATCAGCAATAGAGCCATTGAGATAATGGGAGGCAAACTGGGGAGCAAAATCCCAGTACATCCAAACGATCATGTTAACAAAAGTCAG AGTTCCAATGACACTTTCCCAACAGCAATGCATattgctgctgcccaggaggtTAATGAGGTGTTGTTACCTGGATTAAAGAAGCTACAGAATGCACTTGAAGCGAAATCCAAAGAGTTTTCCCAAATCATAAAAATAGGACGCACTCATACACAAGATGCTGTTCCACTTACGCTTGgacag GAATTTAGTGGCTATGTGCAACAAATTAAATATGGTGTGGCTAGGATTGAGTCAACCATGCCAAGGGTCTATCAGCTGGCAGCTGGTGGGACTGCAGTTGGTACAGGATTAAACACAAGGATTGGCTTTGCTGAGAAAGTTGCTGCTAAAGTGGCTGAACTGACGG GTTTGCCTTTTGTCACTGCTCCAAATAAATTTGAAGCCCTTGCAGCTCATGATGCTCTAGTTGAACTCAGTGGAGCTATGAACACAGTGGCATGTAGTCTGATGAAAATAGCTAACGATATTCGTTTCCTGGGTTCTGGACCACGCTCTGGACTAGGAGAACTCATCCTGCCTGAAAATGAACCAGGAAGCAGTATCATGCCAG GAAAAGTGAATCCTACCCAGTGTGAAGCAGTGACCATGGTGGCAGCCCAAGTTATGGGAAATCATGTTGCTGTTACTGTAGGAGGTAGCAATGGACATTTCGAACTGAATGTTTTTAAGCCCATGATG attaaaaatgttttaaactctGCAAGACTTCTCGGAGATGTTTGCGTTTCTTTCACTGACAACTGTGTAGTTGGAATCCAAGCCAATACTGACAGGATCAACAAACTAATGAGTGAATCTCTGATGTTGGTAACAGCACTTAATCCACATATAG GGTACGATAAAGCAGCCAAGATTGCCAAAACGGCGCACAAGGAGGGGACGACGTTAAAAGAAGCCGCCATAAAGCTGGGGTTCCTCACGTCAGACCAGTTCGACCAGTGGGTGAAGCCTAAGGACATGTTGGGACCCCAGTAA